ATTTTATATCTATGCATTTGAAACCGCACCTTGTCACCGCACTGCTGCTGTTGCGCCTTGCCGCGCCCGCCGCCGCGCAGGAAGTGGCCGGCCCTGTCCAAAACAGCGGTATGACAGTTGAAAACAATTCAGATGAAACCGAACTGCTGCCGGAGCCGCTGCGCTTTCTGCGGCAGGGCGACAGGCTTACGCGCGAACAGACCTCCTCTCAATACGAAACCGACACCGCCGACCAGTGCAAAAATTCCGGGCTTGACGGCTGCACCGGATTCCGTTACAGCATCGAGGATTACCGCGAAAAAATCGTGGCGCCGCTTTCCAAGCCCACCGTATCCCCGCTGCCGCAGGAACAGCAGAACCTGCTCGACAAGATTTTCGATTATATCGTATTCACGCCCGGCAGCAACGCGCTGATACTGCTGCCGATTGTGGATTCGAGCAAAGACCTTGGCCCCAACATCGGCATAATGCCAATACTGGCCCTGCGCGACAACCAGACAAAAAGCATAACGTCCGTGGTCGCGCCGTCCATCAACTATAACAAATACCTTAAAACGACTCTGGCCTACCGGCAGTATTTTTTCCCCGGCCACAACAACCTTATAGCGACACGGCTGATCTGGTCGGAAGTGGTTAACAGGGACCTGTTTCTGCGTTACTTCAATCCGGAATTTCTCAGCGGCGATTACCGCTTCAACGCCGAACTGCGTTACTGGGTGAACGGCAAAGCCTCGTTTTACGGCATAGGCCCCGGCTCAAAAGAGGGGGACAAAGCCACTTTCGCACTGGACACACTGGGCGAGGAAGCCACGATCGGACTGCCGCTGGTAAATAAATTTTACCTTGAGCTGACGCACTCGTTCTACAGCTACAAGACCTCGCGCGGCCCGCTCGACACAAGCCCCCAGCTGCAGGACAAGTATCCCGACGTATACGCCCAGACTTCCGACAGCAAAAATTTTCTGCGCCACAAGCTGGCGCTGTTTTATGACTCCACCGACCATCCGTTCATACCCAAGCTCGGCGCGTACGCCGGGGTGTCGGCTGCCGCGGGCTTTCAGGGCGTGGGGTCGGATTATTCCTACGTCGTTTACGGCGCGCAGCTGAAACAGTATTACAACTACAGGCAGGAGAACAGATATATCACCGCGCTGAACGCGGTGTTCCAGCAGCAGCTGGGCAACGATCTGCCCTATTACGCC
The Elusimicrobiaceae bacterium genome window above contains:
- a CDS encoding BamA/TamA family outer membrane protein, translating into MHLKPHLVTALLLLRLAAPAAAQEVAGPVQNSGMTVENNSDETELLPEPLRFLRQGDRLTREQTSSQYETDTADQCKNSGLDGCTGFRYSIEDYREKIVAPLSKPTVSPLPQEQQNLLDKIFDYIVFTPGSNALILLPIVDSSKDLGPNIGIMPILALRDNQTKSITSVVAPSINYNKYLKTTLAYRQYFFPGHNNLIATRLIWSEVVNRDLFLRYFNPEFLSGDYRFNAELRYWVNGKASFYGIGPGSKEGDKATFALDTLGEEATIGLPLVNKFYLELTHSFYSYKTSRGPLDTSPQLQDKYPDVYAQTSDSKNFLRHKLALFYDSTDHPFIPKLGAYAGVSAAAGFQGVGSDYSYVVYGAQLKQYYNYRQENRYITALNAVFQQQLGNDLPYYAQPVIGERTGIRAYGDGRFVDRGKLVFNLEERFTIASLPVLQFLTDIEVTPFADYGTVFYEPHDVTLDNMKLGYGVALRAVLRPQLVCTAEFAFSKEGTNIIINVDYPF